The following proteins are encoded in a genomic region of Ornithodoros turicata isolate Travis chromosome 6, ASM3712646v1, whole genome shotgun sequence:
- the LOC135398089 gene encoding probable inactive tRNA-specific adenosine deaminase-like protein 3 isoform X2, protein MPQETPVVKRKATWSVNDELSLLPSEDSVQHLAADVNGDYELKKAKIQGVTAKRWTLKPVLAHEYLREVETVPVYVAAITDRQKTSQLVRMLSVTMSLGNLQHLKRVRTSSSGLEIIICQCPEGHSGTTQSLTDILGGNTPEGLSPHVKVVNVPKHTPMTRPQYECSNCMWPTQFHENKHIAQVLNDELFDNGEKLELESYMRLAVTAAKKASTCDAVTIVNPSSHKVLVTTVRNNNHPLQHAVLTALDLVARLQGGGAWNLPDGCILYDVSQEDQRVDGQEPYLCTGYDVYVTQEPCLMCSMALVHSRIRRLFYGCRSPAGALGSQHKLHVQKGLNHHFEVWEGVLEYECSALSVPDS, encoded by the exons ATGCCACAAGAAACGCCTGTTGTGAAGAGGAAAGCCACCTGGAGCGTCAATGATGAACTCAGTCTACTTCCTTCGGAGGACTCGGTGCAACACTTAGCTGCAGATGTAAACGGAGACTACGAGCTGAAGAAAGCGAAAATTCAGGGGGTAACAGCTAAACGTTGGACGTTAAAGCCAGTGTTAGCTCACGAGTACCTAAGAGAAGTCGAAACAG TTCCGGTTTATGTGGCCGCAATAACAGATCGCCAAAAGACGAGTCAGCTCGTCAG AATGCTCTCAGTAACCATGTCGCTGGGCAATCTTCAACATTTGAAGCGCGTTCGTACATCCAGTTCAG GGCTGGAGATAATAATATGCCAGTGTCCAGAAGGACACAGTGGCACCACTCAGTCTTTGACGGATATTCTTGGTGGCAACACACCGGAGGGACTCTCGCCCCACGTCAAAGTTGTGAATGTACCCAAGCATACCCCAATGACACGGCCTCAGTACGAGTGCTCAAACTGTATGTGGCCAACACAGTTCCATGAAAATAAGCA CATAGCTCAAGTGCTTAATGACGAGCTCTTTGACAACGGGGAGAAACTTGAATTGGAGTCCTACATGAGACTTGCTGTCACAGCTGCAAAAAAGGCGTCA ACCTGTGATGCGGTTACTATTGTCAACCCGTCAAGTCACAAAGTGCTGGTGACCACCGTCCGCAACAACAATCATCCGCTGCAACATGCAGTGCTGACAGCGTTGGATCTTGTAGCACGACTGCAAGGGGGAGGAGCGTGGAATCTTCCCGATGGAT GCATACTTTACGACGTCTCGCAGGAAGATCAGCGGGTAGATGGACAGGAACCGTATCTGTGTACAGGCTACGATGTCTACGTTACCCAGGAGCCCTGCCTTAT GTGTTCCATGGCGCTGGTCCATTCCCGAATCCGGCGCCTCTTTTATGGCTGTCGGTCACCTGCTGGAGCTTTGGGGTCACAACACAAGTTACATGTGCAGAAAGGACTCAATCACCACTTTGAAGTGTGGGAGGGTGTGTTAGAGTATGAATGCAGTGCACTCTCTGTGCCAGATAGCTGA
- the LOC135396771 gene encoding tRNA N(3)-methylcytidine methyltransferase METTL6-like has protein sequence MDNDKIREQYGHYARRLTESEVEKLANDTVRLSPFKCNKLELEARKHWDLFYKRNETRFFKDRHWTKREFEELICDTQSDNSRPVLLEVGCGVGNFIVPLIEENCAFYIYACDFSPRAVEFVQSNPLFTEDVGKAFQCDITQDRLSDTIPEGSVDIATMIFVLSAVHPDKMGQSLENVLKVLRPGGLLLFRDYGLYDQAMLRFGPGHKIGENFYVRQDGTRAFYFSEEHLMELFVQAGYLVESSSYVTRETVNKKEGICVPRIFVQGKFRRPS, from the coding sequence ATGGATAACGATAAAATCAGGGAACAATACGGCCACTATGCCAGACGTCTTACAGAATCCGAAGTGGAAAAACTGGCAAACGACACTGTCAGGCTCTCTCCCTTCAAGTGCAACAAACTTGAACTCGAGGCACGGAAACACTGGGACCTCTTCTACAAACGCAACGAAACTCGTTTCTTCAAAGATCGTCACTGGACGAAACGAGAATTCGAAGAACTCATCTGTGACACGCAAAGTGACAATAGCAGACCCGTTTTGCTCGAAGTCGGATGCGGTGTTGGCAACTTTATTGTCCCCTTAATAGAAGAGAACTGTGCATTTTACATCTACGCCTGcgatttctcacctagagccgTAGAGTTCGTTCAGTCAAATCCACTCTTCACTGAGGATGTAGGAAAGGCCTTTCAATGTGACATCACACAAGATAGGCTCTCAGACACCATACCAGAAGGCAGTGTTGACATTGCGACTatgatctttgtactttctgcTGTCCATCCCGATAAGATGGGTCAGAGCTTAGAAAACGTGCTTAAAGTACTAAGACCGGGTGGTTTATTGCTATTCAGAGACTATGGCCTCTACGACCAAGCCATGCTAAGATTTGGTCCCGGACACAAAATAGGGGAAAACTTCTATGTCAGACAGGATGGGACTAGAGCATTCTATTTTTCTGAGGAACACTTAATGGAGCTGTTTGTCCAGGCTGGATATCTCGTCGAATCCAGCAGCTACGTCACTCGTGAAACGGTTAACAAGAAGGAAGGAATCTGTGTTCCTCGTATTTTTGTGCAGGGGAAGTTCAGAAGGCCATCCTGA
- the LOC135398089 gene encoding probable inactive tRNA-specific adenosine deaminase-like protein 3 isoform X1: MPQETPVVKRKATWSVNDELSLLPSEDSVQHLAADVNGDYELKKAKIQGVTAKRWTLKPVLAHEYLREVETVPVYVAAITDRQKTSQLVRMLSVTMSLGNLQHLKRVRTSSSGLEIIICQCPEGHSGTTQSLTDILGGNTPEGLSPHVKVVNVPKHTPMTRPQYECSNCMWPTQFHENKHIAQVLNDELFDNGEKLELESYMRLAVTAAKKASTCDAVTIVNPSSHKVLVTTVRNNNHPLQHAVLTALDLVARLQGGGAWNLPDGSGILYDVSQEDQRVDGQEPYLCTGYDVYVTQEPCLMCSMALVHSRIRRLFYGCRSPAGALGSQHKLHVQKGLNHHFEVWEGVLEYECSALSVPDS; the protein is encoded by the exons ATGCCACAAGAAACGCCTGTTGTGAAGAGGAAAGCCACCTGGAGCGTCAATGATGAACTCAGTCTACTTCCTTCGGAGGACTCGGTGCAACACTTAGCTGCAGATGTAAACGGAGACTACGAGCTGAAGAAAGCGAAAATTCAGGGGGTAACAGCTAAACGTTGGACGTTAAAGCCAGTGTTAGCTCACGAGTACCTAAGAGAAGTCGAAACAG TTCCGGTTTATGTGGCCGCAATAACAGATCGCCAAAAGACGAGTCAGCTCGTCAG AATGCTCTCAGTAACCATGTCGCTGGGCAATCTTCAACATTTGAAGCGCGTTCGTACATCCAGTTCAG GGCTGGAGATAATAATATGCCAGTGTCCAGAAGGACACAGTGGCACCACTCAGTCTTTGACGGATATTCTTGGTGGCAACACACCGGAGGGACTCTCGCCCCACGTCAAAGTTGTGAATGTACCCAAGCATACCCCAATGACACGGCCTCAGTACGAGTGCTCAAACTGTATGTGGCCAACACAGTTCCATGAAAATAAGCA CATAGCTCAAGTGCTTAATGACGAGCTCTTTGACAACGGGGAGAAACTTGAATTGGAGTCCTACATGAGACTTGCTGTCACAGCTGCAAAAAAGGCGTCA ACCTGTGATGCGGTTACTATTGTCAACCCGTCAAGTCACAAAGTGCTGGTGACCACCGTCCGCAACAACAATCATCCGCTGCAACATGCAGTGCTGACAGCGTTGGATCTTGTAGCACGACTGCAAGGGGGAGGAGCGTGGAATCTTCCCGATGGAT CAGGCATACTTTACGACGTCTCGCAGGAAGATCAGCGGGTAGATGGACAGGAACCGTATCTGTGTACAGGCTACGATGTCTACGTTACCCAGGAGCCCTGCCTTAT GTGTTCCATGGCGCTGGTCCATTCCCGAATCCGGCGCCTCTTTTATGGCTGTCGGTCACCTGCTGGAGCTTTGGGGTCACAACACAAGTTACATGTGCAGAAAGGACTCAATCACCACTTTGAAGTGTGGGAGGGTGTGTTAGAGTATGAATGCAGTGCACTCTCTGTGCCAGATAGCTGA
- the LOC135396770 gene encoding lipoyl amidotransferase LIPT1, mitochondrial-like, whose amino-acid sequence MHLFKTLLAKVAQVPLGSFPFGVNNHVLVSQSRCIFENLALEQWLYEHVEFTPGSPGLLLMWWNEPAVVIGRHQNPWIECSVKNAADLGVNLARRNSGGGTVYHDLGNLNCCFMGHKADYNRKNNLRIICDALQTCWKVRAEISDRDDILVQDTFKISGTAAKISHNTAYHHCTVLVDVNTTVLHQVLEPIFKNFESKATTSVRASVRNLKEICPHMTLEDLAETVGQAYNEYFSTGTDSQLALEPSKNQFSEIEATKQHLMSWDWVFGMTPRFTAYDSFHMPPSLYSGVDIGDSFYHAVLKISLTAYHGKLEDVRFTPHLRNRSLECTIKKCLGGVRFRQDDIRTVFSQLASFESVEEENEDTAELLKFVGNSVCAVVGNACR is encoded by the exons ATGCATTTGTTCAAAACATTGCTCGCAAAAGTAGCTCAAGTTCCACTAGGTTCCTTCCCTTTCGGTGTCAACAATCACGTGCTGGTGTCCCAGTCGAGGTGCATCTTTGAAAACTTAGCTTTGGAACAGTGGTTGTACGAACACGTCGAATTTACACCGGGATCTCCAGGACTGCTTCTCATGTGGTGGAACGAGCCTGCCGTGGTTATCGGCAGGCATCAGAATCCGTGGATCGAATGTAGTGTCAAGAACGCCGCAGACCTTGGCGTCAATCTGGCGAGGAGGAATAGCGGTGGTGGAACAGTGTATCACGATTTGGGGAACTTGAACTGTTGCTTCATGGGACATAAGGCGGACTACAATCGCAAAAATAACCTCAGGATAATCTGCGACGCGCTGCAGACTTGTTGGAAAGTTAGAGCTGAGATTTCAGATAGGGATGACATTTTGGTACAAGATACTTTCAAG ATATCAGGAACAGCTGCAAAAATTAGCCACAACACAGCGTACCACCACTGCACTGTTCTTGTCGATGTTAACACCACTGTCCTGCATCAAGTTCTCGAACCAATATTT AAAAACTTTGAGAGCAAAGCAACAACCAGTGTACGGGCATCAGTACGAAATCTGAAGGAGATCTGCCCACACATGACATTAGAAGACCTCGCTGAGACAGTTGGACAGGCGTACAATGAGTACTTTTCTACTGGGACAGACTCGCAACTGGCATTGGAACCTAGTAAAAACCAGTTCTCTGAAATTGAAGCTACGAAGCAACACCTCATGAGCTGGGACTGGGTGTTCGGAATGACCCCACGATTTACGGCATATGATTCATTTCACATGCCGCCAAGTCTGTATTCAGG AGTGGACATTGGAGACAGTTTTTACCACGCCGTCCTAAAAATATCTCTGACTGCATACCATGGCAAATTGGAAGACGTGAGGTTTACACCACATTTGCGGAACCGATCTTTGGAATGTACCATTAAGAAGTGTTTAGGAGGTGTACGATTTCGTCAAGATGACATTAGGACGGTCTTTTCACAACTGGCGTCCTTCGAGTCGGTTGAGGAAGAAAACGAAGATACTGCAGAACTACTTAAATTTGTGGGTAATAGTGTTTGTGCTGTTGTGGGAAATGCCTGCAGGTGA